TCTATATGCCCACTTTGGTCCACGCCTAATAAATTTCCACCCCCGCGAATTTCTAAATCATGATAAGCAAGCACGCTTCCTGAGCCTAAATAAGAATTACTCTCTAAACTCGTAAGTCTTTTTAAAGAATCTTTAGTGATTTTTTCCTTATCTTCAATCAAAAAATAACAATATCCTTGCTTAGCGCTACGCCCTACTCTTCCTCTAAGTTGATGCAAATCAGCCATACCAAAGCGATCTGAATTTTCTACTATAATAGTGTTTGCATTTGCCAAATCAATACCACTTTCAACTATAGAAGTGCAAAGCAATAAATCATATTCTTTATTTTCAAATTTAATCATCTCTTCTTCAGTAGTTTTAGCATCAATCTTAGAATGCAAGATTAAAATTTTTAAATTCGGAAATAAATCTAAAAGATATTTTTTACACCCATCAATACTTGCTATATGATTATGTATATAAAAAATTTGTCCTGCTCTTCTTAATTCTCTAGAAATAGCTTCTTTAATCAAAGCATCATTACTTTCTCTAACAAAGGTACGCACATCCAAACGATCCTCAGGTGGAGTTTGTAAAACACTATATGATTTTAAAGAACTGAGGGCTTGATTTAAGCTTCTTGGTATAGGCGTTGCTGACATAGATAAAATATGGGAGTTTTTACTTAATTCTTTGAGTTTTTCTTTTTGTTTTACACCAAATTTATGCTCCTCATCTATCACAACTAAACCTAAATTTTCACACTCAACCCCTAAAAGAGAATGCGTTCCAACCACTACGCAAGGCTTATTTTCTTTTAAAAATGCCAAAACTTGTTTTTTTTCTTTGGCACTAGTAAAACGATCTAGCTTAAAAACATCTATATTAAAAGAGTCAAATCTTCGTTTTAAGGTTTTAAAATGCTGGGCTGAAAGTAAAGTAGTTGGTACAAAAAACAAAGCTGTATAGCCACTTTTTACACAAGTAAATATAGCATTCATAGCAACTTCTGTTTTACCAAAGCCCACATCACCACTTAAAAGCCTATCCATTACTTGAGAACTTTTTAAATCTTGAGTGATTTCTTGACAAACTTGACTTTGATCTTTAGTGTAAAAAAATCCCGCCTTATTGATAAATTCATCTTGTAATTCTTGAGAAATTTTTAATTCTTTTGCTTTTATCAAAGCTCTAGCTGCTGCTAAAGAAACTATATTTGATGCAATAGCAAATAATTTTTCTTTTAATCTTTCTTTGATTTTTAGAAAACTTCCTTTTCCAAGCTTATCAAGCAAAGGTACACCACCACTTGCACCGATATATTTATCAATCATATATAAATTTTCAACAGGCAATAAAAGCTTGTCATTATTTAAATACCCAAGAGCTACAAATTCTTTTTTTGCTCCTGCAATTATAATAATCTCAAGACCTAAAAATTTAGCTATACCATAATCTTCATGTACAACAAAATCCCCGACTCTAAGCTCATCTATTACCAAACTTGCTTTTCTAACTCTTTTATTTTTTTCTTTTTTATTTAAAGAGATAATAAGCTCATCTTGAGTGATTAGGTTGATTCTTTCTTGAGATATTTTTAATTTAATATTTGAAAATTCTTGTAAATTTAAAGCTTTAAACAAAGCTTCATTCTTTGCTAAAACAGTAATTTTTTTATCTTTGTGAAAGGTGAAAAAATCATGATTATAAGAACTTACTAAATCTTTATAAAATCTTGGTTCATGTAAAATATTTTGATTGATTTTACTAATATCTTCTTCAAAATCATTTATATCAAATTTTTTTATGCTTACAAAATTTAAATTTAAATAATCACAAAAATCATCAATACACCAAAAGCCTAAAGAATTAACATCATTGATAATACTTTGACTTTGAAAATTTTGAATTTTTTCTTGTAGATTTTCATATTGCTCTTGATTGAAAGCACTCAAAAATGGACAAATTTCAATTTTTGAAAGTTCATTTGGGATTGATTTTTGCGTATAAATATCAAAATATCTTATACTTTCTATCTCATCTGAAAAAAGCAAAATTCTAAAAGGTTGCTCTTCACTAATCGCAAAAATATCTATAACATCCCCGCGTATTGAAACCTCACCCTTATCTTGAACTATATCTACAAATTCATATCCACTATGTAAAATTTCTTCTTTAAATTTCTCTAAAACAAGAAGTGAATTTCTTTTAAGAATAATATTTTTTAGATGCTTTTTTCCGGGGAGTTTTTGCAAAATTGTTTTTATAGGAGAAATTAAAATTTTATTTTCATCTTCTTTATGATAAGCATTTAAAACTTTACAAATTTCAAAAAGCTCTTTAGAAAAAGAGCGCAAATCGCTACCAAATTCTGCTCTAAAATCAGGTAAAACGAAAGTTTTTAAATTTAAAAATAAACAAACTTGAGCTAATTCATCTGCTTCTTTATCATTCTCACAAACTATTAACTCAGTTTTGTTATTTAATAAATATTCATATAATTTAGCTTGCATTTTCTGAATTTTCTATGCTCACATCAATAGTTGTAAGCTCTTCATCTTTTTCAATTATTTTACTGCTTCCGTTAAATTTTCCACCATTTTCAATGCTCAATTGTTTAACTATGATATTACCATTAAGCACACCACCGGATAAAATCTCTAAAGAATCAACTTGCATTTCTCCTTCAAAAACCCCATTAATCACTATCTTGTTTGCCTTAACTTGTCCTTTTAAAACACCACTTTTGCCTATTACTATCACATTAGAAGAATCAATCACACCTGTAATTTCTCCATCTAAGTGAAGCATAGAGTCAAAATAAAATTTTCCTTCTATTTTTGCTCCGTTTGAAATGACTGTAGTTTCGGATACTGTAGCAATAGAGCCTTTATTAAAGATTGCCATGGAACTCTCCTTTCTTTATCAAATATTTGTTCATAATTTTTTCGGTTTAAATCTATAAAAATTTTAGGGTCTAAAAGTTTATTAATAAATCTAACCTCATAATGCAAATGTGGCCCCGTAGAAAGACCGGTATTTCCTGTATATCCAAGCAAATCACCTTTTTTTACAAATTGCCCTGCTTTAACAACATCTTTGCGCATCATGTGTGCATATACTGTTTTAAAGCCAAAATTATGGATTAAAATCACTGAATAGCCATAACCATTATTGCTGTATGCAGCATACTCAACCACTCCATTTGCCGGTGCATAAATAGGAGTATTTAAAGCTGCTCTTA
This genomic stretch from Campylobacter lari subsp. concheus harbors:
- a CDS encoding bactofilin family protein → MAIFNKGSIATVSETTVISNGAKIEGKFYFDSMLHLDGEITGVIDSSNVIVIGKSGVLKGQVKANKIVINGVFEGEMQVDSLEILSGGVLNGNIIVKQLSIENGGKFNGSSKIIEKDEELTTIDVSIENSENAS
- a CDS encoding DEAD/DEAH box helicase — its product is MQAKLYEYLLNNKTELIVCENDKEADELAQVCLFLNLKTFVLPDFRAEFGSDLRSFSKELFEICKVLNAYHKEDENKILISPIKTILQKLPGKKHLKNIILKRNSLLVLEKFKEEILHSGYEFVDIVQDKGEVSIRGDVIDIFAISEEQPFRILLFSDEIESIRYFDIYTQKSIPNELSKIEICPFLSAFNQEQYENLQEKIQNFQSQSIINDVNSLGFWCIDDFCDYLNLNFVSIKKFDINDFEEDISKINQNILHEPRFYKDLVSSYNHDFFTFHKDKKITVLAKNEALFKALNLQEFSNIKLKISQERINLITQDELIISLNKKEKNKRVRKASLVIDELRVGDFVVHEDYGIAKFLGLEIIIIAGAKKEFVALGYLNNDKLLLPVENLYMIDKYIGASGGVPLLDKLGKGSFLKIKERLKEKLFAIASNIVSLAAARALIKAKELKISQELQDEFINKAGFFYTKDQSQVCQEITQDLKSSQVMDRLLSGDVGFGKTEVAMNAIFTCVKSGYTALFFVPTTLLSAQHFKTLKRRFDSFNIDVFKLDRFTSAKEKKQVLAFLKENKPCVVVGTHSLLGVECENLGLVVIDEEHKFGVKQKEKLKELSKNSHILSMSATPIPRSLNQALSSLKSYSVLQTPPEDRLDVRTFVRESNDALIKEAISRELRRAGQIFYIHNHIASIDGCKKYLLDLFPNLKILILHSKIDAKTTEEEMIKFENKEYDLLLCTSIVESGIDLANANTIIVENSDRFGMADLHQLRGRVGRSAKQGYCYFLIEDKEKITKDSLKRLTSLESNSYLGSGSVLAYHDLEIRGGGNLLGVDQSGHIEQIGYSLYLKMLEDEINKLSKKEEIKEKKIDLKLNINAFLNSEYISEDRLRLELYRRLSKCMSVNEVYEIESEMNDRFGKPDIFTKQFLDLIIIKILASKHYKLVSNYEQNICFVKDDESKEVIKAKSKDDDDVIEAILMHLRKCEKA